One Solea senegalensis isolate Sse05_10M linkage group LG13, IFAPA_SoseM_1, whole genome shotgun sequence DNA segment encodes these proteins:
- the hrh2b gene encoding histamine receptor H2b isoform X2: protein MISTALRWVFLLSFIILTIGGNVLVFLAVGLSRRLWRIANCFVVSLAATDLLLGLLVLPFTATVELRGGKWSLGGALCNIYLSVDVMLCSSSILTLMAISVDRYLAISAPLSYSRRVTPLSVTLALIAIWTMSLTMSFVPIHLGWNTVDYRVQHSDWGLGDEDKKEHYCQFEWNNNYVLIYTSVAFYLPLLLMIGMYLCIFRVAQEQVRRIRAATPSFPRMASTVATVREHKATVTLAAILGVFVICWFPYFTYITCELTVSDPYLSSSVVEWRNAGASSSSV, encoded by the exons ATGATCTCCACAGCCCTCCGCTGGGTGTTCCTATTGTCATTTATCATTCTGACCATTGGTGGGAACGTACTTGTGTTTCTGGCCGTGGGACTCAGCCGTCGACTGTGGCGCATTGCTAATTGCTTCGTGGTGTCACTGGCAGCGACAGATCTCCTGCTCGGCCTGCTGGTGCTGCCCTTCACCGCCACTGTGGAGCTGCGTGGTGGCAAATGGTCCCTGGGAGGAGCCCTGTGTAACATCTACCTCTCAGTGGATGTCATGCTGTGTTCATCCTCTATCTTGACCCTGATGGCAATCAGTGTGGACCGATACTTGGCCATTTCGGCTCCTCTTAGCTACTCACGGAGAGTCACCCCACTCAGTGTGACGCTGGCCCTAATCGCCATCTGGACCATGTCCCTTACTATGTCCTTTGTACCCATCCACCTTGGGTGGAACACGGTGGACTACAGGGTGCAGCACTCAGACTGGGGCTTGGGGGATGAGGACAAAAAGGAACACTACTGCCAGTTTGAATGGAACAATAACTACGTTCTTATTTATACCTCTGTCGCATTTTACCTGCCTCTGCTTCTCATGATTGGAATGTATCTTTGCATATTCAGAGTGGCACAAGAACAG GTGCGGCGTATTCGTGCTGCCACGCCATCGTTTCCACGTATGGCATCAACTGTTGCCACAGTCCGTGAGCATAAGGCCACAGTGACCCTTGCAGCTATTCTGGGGGTGTTTGTCATCTGCTGGTTCCCTTACTTCACTTACATCACCTGC GAGCTGACTGTTTCGGACCCCTATCTGTCAAGCTCAGTCGTGGAGTGGAGAAATGCTGGGGCATCCTCTTCAAGTGTCTGA
- the hrh2b gene encoding histamine receptor H2b isoform X1, with the protein MISTALRWVFLLSFIILTIGGNVLVFLAVGLSRRLWRIANCFVVSLAATDLLLGLLVLPFTATVELRGGKWSLGGALCNIYLSVDVMLCSSSILTLMAISVDRYLAISAPLSYSRRVTPLSVTLALIAIWTMSLTMSFVPIHLGWNTVDYRVQHSDWGLGDEDKKEHYCQFEWNNNYVLIYTSVAFYLPLLLMIGMYLCIFRVAQEQVRRIRAATPSFPRMASTVATVREHKATVTLAAILGVFVICWFPYFTYITCVSIKEKTNPPNTLHSVVLWLGYFNSALNPILYPALNRDFRRAYVDLLRSAGQFCRKLPFTRVSVHHRLTCVNGQKVSQQLEKHEDKKEPEMGNGLVRHEPNTVPDEPK; encoded by the exons ATGATCTCCACAGCCCTCCGCTGGGTGTTCCTATTGTCATTTATCATTCTGACCATTGGTGGGAACGTACTTGTGTTTCTGGCCGTGGGACTCAGCCGTCGACTGTGGCGCATTGCTAATTGCTTCGTGGTGTCACTGGCAGCGACAGATCTCCTGCTCGGCCTGCTGGTGCTGCCCTTCACCGCCACTGTGGAGCTGCGTGGTGGCAAATGGTCCCTGGGAGGAGCCCTGTGTAACATCTACCTCTCAGTGGATGTCATGCTGTGTTCATCCTCTATCTTGACCCTGATGGCAATCAGTGTGGACCGATACTTGGCCATTTCGGCTCCTCTTAGCTACTCACGGAGAGTCACCCCACTCAGTGTGACGCTGGCCCTAATCGCCATCTGGACCATGTCCCTTACTATGTCCTTTGTACCCATCCACCTTGGGTGGAACACGGTGGACTACAGGGTGCAGCACTCAGACTGGGGCTTGGGGGATGAGGACAAAAAGGAACACTACTGCCAGTTTGAATGGAACAATAACTACGTTCTTATTTATACCTCTGTCGCATTTTACCTGCCTCTGCTTCTCATGATTGGAATGTATCTTTGCATATTCAGAGTGGCACAAGAACAG GTGCGGCGTATTCGTGCTGCCACGCCATCGTTTCCACGTATGGCATCAACTGTTGCCACAGTCCGTGAGCATAAGGCCACAGTGACCCTTGCAGCTATTCTGGGGGTGTTTGTCATCTGCTGGTTCCCTTACTTCACTTACATCACCTGCGTAAGCATAAAGGAAAAGACCAATCCTCCCAATACGCTACACTCAGTGGTTCTTTGGCTGGGCTACTTTAATTCCGCCTTGAACCCAATATTGTATCCAGCCTTAAACAGGGACTTTCGCAGGGCCTATGTAGACCTGCTTCGCTCTGCGGGACAGTTTTGCAGGAAACTACCATTTACTCGTGTATCTGTACACCACAGATTGACCTGCGTGAACGGACAGAAGGTGTCCCAGCAGTTAGAGAAACACGAAGATAAGAAAGAACCTGAAATGGGGAATGGTCTCGTGCGTCATGAGCCCAACACTGTACCTGATGAGCCCAAGTGA